One region of Cydia fagiglandana chromosome 15, ilCydFagi1.1, whole genome shotgun sequence genomic DNA includes:
- the LOC134671254 gene encoding acyl-CoA:lysophosphatidylglycerol acyltransferase 1-like isoform X3 yields the protein MVLFPEGGFLHKRREISQRFADKNNLPKLEYVTLPRAGAMKIIMEEIGPQREYSPGTSQNENSKRENHTTRNVPRAVAATSPHLEWVLDVTIAYPDRVPLHLIQDVVCGIRPPCSIRLHYRLYPITEVPPDSEGMTQWLYDRFIEKDRMLEEYYRTGQFPTTSDTQVVRQVRQDNLRFLIVHAFFIASTYVQYQLFYAVWSWIW from the exons ATGGTTCTCTTCCCTGAAGGTGGCTTCCTGCATAAGAGGAGAGAAATAAGTCAGAG ATTCGCAGATAAAAACAACTTGCCAAAGCTGGAGTATGTCACTCTGCCGCGCGCCGGCGCGATGAAGATCATCATGGAAGAGATAGGGCCACAGAGGGAGTACAGCCCCGGGACGTCTCAGAACGAAAACAGCAAAAGAG AGAACCATACCACCCGAAACGTACCCCGAGCCGTCGCAGCCACCAGCCCGCACTTAGAATGGGTGCTGGATGTGACCATAGCGTACCCAGACCGAGTGCCACTCCATCTGATCCAGGACGTGGTGTGCGGCATCAGGCCCCCCTGCAGCATACGGTTGCATTACAGGCTTTATCCAATCACTGAG GTACCACCAGACTCAGAAGGTATGACCCAGTGGCTGTACGACAGATTCATAGAAAAGGATAGAATGCTAGAAGAATACTACAGGACCGGTCAGTTCCCGACCACATCTGACACTCAAGTTGTTAGACAAGTCAGACAAGACAATCTGAGGTTCCTCATAGTGCACGCTTTCTTCATAGC